The Sporanaerobacter acetigenes DSM 13106 genome includes the window TGAAGTATTGACTCCTCCGATGAATACCTTTCCTTCTGTAGGAGTGTATATTCCCAGCATAAGTTTAACCAGCGTAGTTTTACCTGCTCCGTTTTCTCCCACTATGGCAATTGTTTCTCCAGATTTAACTTTCAAATTTACGTCGGACAGAGAAGAACTTTTTGTTCCCGGATAGCTAAAGGAAACATTTTTTACCGATATATCGGGAACTTTATCAACAATTATATCCTTTCCTGTTCTTTCAGGTATTTCAAAAAATCTTATAAGGTTTTTTACCGTTCCCATGTCCTGTGTAATGATTCCTATATGACTATATATCATTTCTTCCATTACAAATATCATAAATCCCATAGATGAAAATACAGCTCCGAAAGCCCCTACCGATATATCTCCTTTTAAAAGGCTATCAAAAAGCAAATACAAAACTCCCATATATCCTAAGAGGGTTATCATCTTCATGGAAAGTTCCATAAGAATTGACTTTTTTTGAGCCTTCCATATTTTTTTGTTAAGCATCTTCAACGACGATAGATACAAATCTTTAAAATATCCGAAAGCTCCGAGAAGCCTTGTTTCTTTATAATATTCCCTGTCTCCCATACATCTTTCGTAGTATTCATACTCTCTCCTTATAGGTACGGATTCATCGGCAAGTTCACTGAAAGTCTTTACTCTCATTATCTGATTAAAAACAGTGGGGATAAATATTAATATTATGGATACTGCAAGAATAGGCCTTAGTCTGTAAAGATACACAACCATAAATAAAAAATAAAACAGATAAACCGTAAAGATACTTGTCAATCCAGATAGCAATTCCACACTGCTCGCCGCCCCTTCTTGAGCCTTTTTTATATCGTCTAAGTATTTTGTGTCGTCAAAAACTATGGGATCCAATTTTCCAGCCTTTTCGTTTATCCTTTTTCCCATATATCCTATAATCAAGTTTTCTTTGTTGTTATACATAAAATTATCAATACCGTTTAATATCCGGCATAATATTAATGCCGCTGCTAAGGCTGCCGCCATTAATATTATTTTCCTAAATCCACCGGTCACTTTTATGAAATCAGCAACGGAATCAAAAAACTTTTGAGTCATGTATACGCTAAATCCATGAGACAAGCCGTGGAGAATCCCAGCTCCAGTACTTACAATAACATAAATGGGGCAAGCTTTAAAGGCCATTGGAACAATCTTATGTAATATTTCAAAAAAAGAAATGTCATTTTTATTTTTGTCATCTATCATAGATACCAACTCCTTTGGCTCTCATACATATTTGCATAAATTCCATCAAGCTTCATCAGTTCACTGTGAGAACCGCTCTCTGCAACAGACCCGTGATCAATCACGAAAATTTCATCGGCGAGTTTAGTTGAACCCAGCCTGTGACTTATAAAAATTGTGGTCCCACCTCTGCTTATCTGTTCAAATTCTTCATAAATATGGCTTTCGCTTATGGGATCAAGGGCTGCCGTAGGTTCATCCAATATTTTGATCGGAGCATTGCCTACAATTGCTCTTGCCATGCCTACTCTCTGCCACTGACCTCCAGATAGATCCAAACCGCCACTCTTAATCTTGCCGAGAGGAGTATCCCATCCTTTGGGCAGCTTTTCCGCTACTTCTTCCAACCCCATTATCTTCATGGAATCTTTGATATCGTTTTCTGAACCTTTTTGATTCATACTGTTGATATTTCCTATGGCGATATTATCTTTCAACGAAATAAAGTACTTGGCAAAATCCTGATATACCACTGAGCACAGGGATTTTAGTTCGCTCTGTCTATATTCTTTAATATTCTTTCCGTTTATTAATATATCCCCTTCAAATTCATCATACAGCCCCGTCACAAGTTTTGTTATAGTAGTTTTTCCTGCTCCGTTAACTCCCACAAAAGCATAATGAAGTCCCTTTCTTATAATAAAAGAAATATTTCTCAGTATATAATTGTCGGTACCCGGATATTTAAAGGATACATTTCTAAATTCAAGTGAATTAAACTTTATATTTTCAGTTGAAGGCAGATCCAAAGCACCTTTTGTTTCATTCAGCTTCATGAAAATATCTAGATCTTTCAAATACTCCTTGTCCTTAGAAAATTGTGTTACATAAAAAGTAAACTGCCAAGACATCAATTGTGTAAGCTCAATAACTCCTGTAGAAATTGATATAAAAATTCCTGTGCTTAACAGCCCTCTATATACGGGTCTTATTAAAATTATAATTATTATCACGGAAACAAATATAGTGAATATACTTCTTCCCATTGTCCTCTTATAAACCATCTTATCCGTATTATATTCAATTTTTCTTGCTGTTTCATACTGTTCTTCCCATTTTTTGTTAACCTCATCCGTATATCCGAAAAGAGTTCTTTCTTCCACACTTTCTCTTCCCGTTAAGACTTCTCCCAAATACTCGAATCTTCTTCTGTACTTGGATACTTCCCTGTTTGCTTCATACATATCTTCTCCGCTTCTCAAGGATACCATAAATAAAGAAAATAAAATTCCAGATATAATTAATGCTGCCCACCAAACATAAGCAACCAATACGACTAACAATCCTATGACTCTTATGAATAAAGCTATCAATTCCAAAAAATTGTTGTAAGCATTTTTGCATTGAATCTCAGGTTCCTTCGACACCCTTGAAATCAAATCCCAGGTGTCTTTGTTCTCTACATGTTTATACTTCAGTTTTGCCCTTTTTTCAGTAATGGTAACCCTAAATTTTTCTCTGAGCCTCATTTGTAACTTCACATTTATTAGCTTTACAAGTTCTTCCGATACCCAAGAATAGACTATAAGCAAAACTACTGAAATCAAAGGCAAAAATATCTCGCTATAATTCATATCGCCAGAAACCACAGCTATGGCAGTATCCAAAAATTTAGCTGTTACTATTACCTGTAAAGTGGGAA containing:
- a CDS encoding ABC transporter ATP-binding protein, which encodes MEKTDYSWWDIIKIPFRYAPSYSASIALEKILSGLVPTLQVIVTAKFLDTAIAVVSGDMNYSEIFLPLISVVLLIVYSWVSEELVKLINVKLQMRLREKFRVTITEKRAKLKYKHVENKDTWDLISRVSKEPEIQCKNAYNNFLELIALFIRVIGLLVVLVAYVWWAALIISGILFSLFMVSLRSGEDMYEANREVSKYRRRFEYLGEVLTGRESVEERTLFGYTDEVNKKWEEQYETARKIEYNTDKMVYKRTMGRSIFTIFVSVIIIIILIRPVYRGLLSTGIFISISTGVIELTQLMSWQFTFYVTQFSKDKEYLKDLDIFMKLNETKGALDLPSTENIKFNSLEFRNVSFKYPGTDNYILRNISFIIRKGLHYAFVGVNGAGKTTITKLVTGLYDEFEGDILINGKNIKEYRQSELKSLCSVVYQDFAKYFISLKDNIAIGNINSMNQKGSENDIKDSMKIMGLEEVAEKLPKGWDTPLGKIKSGGLDLSGGQWQRVGMARAIVGNAPIKILDEPTAALDPISESHIYEEFEQISRGGTTIFISHRLGSTKLADEIFVIDHGSVAESGSHSELMKLDGIYANMYESQRSWYL
- a CDS encoding ABC transporter ATP-binding protein; translated protein: MIDDKNKNDISFFEILHKIVPMAFKACPIYVIVSTGAGILHGLSHGFSVYMTQKFFDSVADFIKVTGGFRKIILMAAALAAALILCRILNGIDNFMYNNKENLIIGYMGKRINEKAGKLDPIVFDDTKYLDDIKKAQEGAASSVELLSGLTSIFTVYLFYFLFMVVYLYRLRPILAVSIILIFIPTVFNQIMRVKTFSELADESVPIRREYEYYERCMGDREYYKETRLLGAFGYFKDLYLSSLKMLNKKIWKAQKKSILMELSMKMITLLGYMGVLYLLFDSLLKGDISVGAFGAVFSSMGFMIFVMEEMIYSHIGIITQDMGTVKNLIRFFEIPERTGKDIIVDKVPDISVKNVSFSYPGTKSSSLSDVNLKVKSGETIAIVGENGAGKTTLVKLMLGIYTPTEGKVFIGGVNTSEASFETLYGNTSAVFQKYQKYQMTLKENISISSLENGSQKSYEAEQKALKEAALKADLEVNEEKFPKGYETMLSREFDGVDLSGGQWQRIAIARGFYRIHNMIVLDEPTAAIDPVEETKIYRKFAEMSEGNTAIIVTHRLGSAKIADRIVVMDKGRIVEIGNHEELINKKGKYAEMFQAQSKWYVKEENLVHA